CTAAATAATTTGCATTGAAGCGATTAGGGTTTATGAGTATAGGAACGCGCGCCATAATCTTATCTTGTATAGAATGAATTTTTTGTGGATTGTTAGTAAGTAAATTAACCTTAGAGATTTTATAATGTTTTAGTATAAATTCCACTATCTCATAAGTTCTTTCATCTGCTTTAAAACCTAATTGATGATTAGCCTTTATGGTATCAAAACCCTTATCTTGTAAAGCATAGGCATTGACTTTATTAAAAAGTCCGATCCCGCGTCCTTCTTGTCTTAGATAAATTACCA
The window above is part of the Campylobacter coli genome. Proteins encoded here:
- the ribA gene encoding GTP cyclohydrolase II — its product is MDIKISEIANLPSKWGSFQIQSFKEGEKEHLCIFKNTPQDILNLRIHSECLTGDALGSLKCDCGEQLEFSLKYIEKHGGMVIYLRQEGRGIGLFNKVNAYALQDKGFDTIKANHQLGFKADERTYEIVEFILKHYKISKVNLLTNNPQKIHSIQDKIMARVPILINPNRFNANYLEIKQNQMGHLL